The proteins below come from a single Halomicroarcula saliterrae genomic window:
- the cmk gene encoding (d)CMP kinase, with the protein MLITVSGPAGSGKSTLARSLADALDYEHVSGGDIFRSLAEERGMTPLELNKAAEDDAQIDRDLDRRLRDIAAERDDLVLESRLAGWMAGEYADIKLWLTAPLAVRADRIAQRENKPFEQARTETEERSESEAQRYAEYYDIEFDDLSIYDLAINTARWDQQGTLSIALHAVDSYDADVDEGKTPIEGIRYEF; encoded by the coding sequence ATGTTGATTACCGTCTCCGGTCCCGCGGGCAGCGGGAAGAGCACACTCGCCCGGAGTCTGGCCGACGCGCTGGACTACGAGCACGTCTCCGGCGGTGACATCTTCCGCTCCCTGGCCGAGGAGCGGGGGATGACGCCGCTGGAGCTGAACAAGGCCGCCGAGGACGACGCCCAGATAGACCGCGACCTCGACCGACGGCTGCGCGACATCGCCGCCGAACGGGACGACCTCGTCCTGGAGTCGCGGCTGGCGGGCTGGATGGCCGGCGAGTACGCCGACATCAAGCTCTGGCTCACCGCGCCGCTCGCGGTTCGCGCCGACCGAATCGCCCAGCGGGAGAACAAACCCTTCGAGCAGGCCCGGACCGAGACCGAGGAGCGCAGCGAGAGCGAAGCCCAGCGCTACGCCGAGTACTACGACATCGAGTTCGACGACCTCTCTATCTACGACCTCGCTATCAACACCGCTCGGTGGGACCAGCAGGGAACGCTGAGTATCGCCCTCCACGCCGTCGACTCCTACGACGCGGACGTC
- a CDS encoding DUF106 domain-containing protein, with amino-acid sequence MARTAPKVERLADDGEAMTDALGEVLDVAEEKGTVTWSDVSDDITSGEWGRLIESGLLVDADGDGFVVEDPEAVREALEDTDAAPEEDDDEGWSQWDKLAALGTVGLFAGYSINSIRDAIGGTIDIALGPLAEILPFYVLILVLAVFTGATSSILQDNMMDMSGMGDHQAKMEAIKERRKEAKERDDEEALERIEEEQMELMTDQLGMFKQQFRPMVWIMLINIPVFLWIYWMVFGPGLSIGSPVITLPLFGDVETWRQGLVGPMQAWIVWYFLCSLSFTQVIRKALNVQTTPTAS; translated from the coding sequence ATGGCACGAACCGCGCCGAAGGTAGAGCGACTCGCCGACGACGGCGAAGCGATGACCGACGCGCTCGGCGAGGTCCTCGACGTCGCCGAGGAGAAAGGGACCGTCACGTGGAGCGACGTGAGTGACGATATCACCAGCGGCGAGTGGGGCCGACTCATCGAGTCCGGCCTCCTCGTCGACGCCGACGGCGACGGGTTCGTCGTGGAGGACCCCGAGGCCGTGCGCGAGGCGCTCGAAGACACCGACGCCGCGCCCGAAGAGGACGACGACGAGGGGTGGAGCCAGTGGGACAAACTGGCCGCCCTCGGGACGGTCGGCCTGTTTGCCGGCTACTCCATCAACTCCATCCGGGACGCTATCGGCGGGACCATCGACATCGCGCTCGGCCCGCTGGCGGAGATTCTCCCCTTCTACGTCCTCATCCTCGTTCTGGCCGTCTTCACCGGGGCGACCTCCTCGATTCTCCAGGACAACATGATGGACATGTCGGGGATGGGCGACCACCAGGCGAAGATGGAGGCGATAAAGGAGCGCCGCAAGGAGGCCAAGGAGCGCGACGACGAGGAGGCCCTCGAACGCATCGAAGAGGAGCAGATGGAGCTCATGACCGACCAGCTGGGCATGTTCAAACAGCAGTTCCGCCCGATGGTGTGGATCATGCTCATCAACATCCCCGTCTTCCTCTGGATATACTGGATGGTGTTCGGCCCCGGGCTGAGCATCGGCTCGCCGGTCATCACGCTGCCTCTCTTCGGCGACGTCGAGACCTGGCGCCAGGGGCTCGTCGGCCCGATGCAGGCGTGGATCGTCTGGTACTTCCTGTGTTCGCTCTCCTTTACGCAGGTCATCCGGAAGGCGCTCAACGTCCAGACCACGCCCACCGCTAGCTGA
- a CDS encoding adenylate kinase translates to MSNPRLLILGPPGAGKGTQSANIADEYDVSHITTGDALRANKDMDISEMDTEYDTPREYMEAGDLVPDAVVNAIVDEALNSADGFVLDGYPRNLDQAEELEGMTDLDVILSLDVSRDELVDRLTGRRVCDDCGTNYHVEFNPPETEGVCDQCGGELIQREDDNEESVRNRLDVFDENTAPVIDHYEDHDGFVAIDGEQTPDEVWSDIRSAVDERTE, encoded by the coding sequence ATGTCGAACCCACGACTCCTGATTCTCGGTCCGCCGGGAGCGGGCAAAGGGACACAGAGCGCGAACATCGCCGACGAGTACGACGTCTCCCACATCACGACCGGCGACGCGCTCCGGGCGAACAAGGACATGGACATCAGCGAGATGGACACCGAGTACGACACCCCGCGTGAGTACATGGAAGCGGGCGACCTCGTGCCCGACGCCGTCGTCAACGCCATCGTCGACGAGGCGCTGAACTCCGCCGACGGCTTCGTGCTGGACGGTTACCCACGAAACCTCGACCAGGCCGAGGAGCTCGAAGGGATGACCGACCTCGATGTCATCCTCTCGCTCGACGTCTCACGGGACGAACTCGTCGACCGGCTCACCGGCCGCCGGGTCTGTGACGACTGTGGCACGAACTACCACGTCGAGTTCAACCCGCCCGAGACCGAGGGCGTGTGTGACCAGTGTGGCGGCGAGCTCATCCAGCGCGAGGACGACAACGAGGAGTCGGTCCGCAACCGACTCGACGTCTTCGACGAGAACACCGCACCCGTCATCGACCACTACGAGGACCACGACGGCTTCGTCGCCATCGACGGCGAGCAGACGCCCGACGAGGTCTGGAGCGATATCCGGTCGGCGGTCGACGAGCGCACAGAATAA
- a CDS encoding peroxiredoxin — protein MLEPGDPAPEISAQNQYGETVTPDFAEPTVVYFYPEDFTEGCTIEARDFQETMPKFREGGIAVYGVSMDSVESHDEFAEEMDVLYDLLADPDGEVGEAFGLDTSSGRVDRYTFVLADGEVKRVYDPDRYDPEGHAEEVLLETRNEFVQGG, from the coding sequence ATGCTCGAACCCGGCGACCCGGCCCCCGAAATCAGCGCACAGAACCAGTACGGTGAGACGGTCACGCCCGACTTCGCCGAGCCCACGGTCGTCTACTTCTACCCCGAGGACTTCACCGAGGGCTGTACCATCGAGGCACGTGACTTCCAGGAGACGATGCCGAAGTTCCGCGAGGGCGGCATCGCCGTCTACGGCGTCTCGATGGACTCCGTCGAGTCACACGACGAGTTCGCCGAGGAGATGGACGTGCTGTACGACCTGCTGGCCGACCCCGACGGCGAGGTCGGCGAGGCGTTCGGGCTGGACACGAGCAGCGGGCGAGTAGATAGGTACACCTTCGTCTTGGCCGACGGCGAGGTCAAGCGGGTGTACGACCCCGACAGATACGACCCCGAGGGCCACGCCGAAGAGGTGCTGCTAGAGACGCGCAACGAGTTCGTGCAGGGCGGCTGA